The proteins below come from a single Aspergillus oryzae RIB40 DNA, chromosome 5 genomic window:
- a CDS encoding uncharacterized protein (multidrug resistance-associated protein/mitoxantrone resistance protein, ABC superfamily) gives MTVGPSHGVMFIPDQIMHFEFRKPSMLLFVLQILFVALRLRTPAIRTNASLAAGILNIAATFAAACASFLEDQRSIRPSDLLVIYLTMVAMCAIAPLRSLWSISPTNACTGLWTALFVITVACLCMESVHKTGLLRLQSYNPTKEQICGFWSRSLFIWILSLFRVGYSHILRMEDIPEVDHDLRGEVTGEKLQKAWEKSRGKHRLVRATFAAYQFSCLSAILPRLALSAFTFAQPFLITATVNYINIPSSSESQKYGQAIVGAYVLVYAGYAIWIACLIPLIIAVVSVIAMIPISTKTGEAQKQWIDRVQKRLSVVSGTLNDIKGVHMLGLTDRLFFLISELRKLEVETSKRFRKLLIWQIAISNVPMEFSPFATFAIYAIISVVKQDTTLLSAQAFTSLALISLLTGPLLNFCQAMPALAQAVSCFDRIDEYLTVDPQSPNRSMSTNSIARPSDDGVELQQKPSGALPEGLLASFHAATISKSPDAEAVFDRLTLNVRRGVTMITGPVGCGKTTLLESILGASFVKTGSVVASLSRAAYCSQVPWIQNQTIRQNIVGPNGFDEKWFKYTCWACGLENDLQTISDGDSHMAGSNGISLSGGQKQRIALARVLYSRPKVIILDDPFSGLDLKTIALISKRLFGIEGYFRAEGVSVVLSTNSCKWLNQYYDWRMLL, from the exons ATGACGGTGGGTCCTTCTCATGGTGTCATGTTCATTCCGGATCAGATAATGCATTTTGAGTTCCGGAAACCAAGTATGT TACTGTTTGTTCTTCAAATTCTCTTCGTTGCCCTTCGCCTGAGGACACCCGCAATCCGCACCAATGCATCCCTGGCAGCAGGAATTCTCAATATTGCCGCGACCTTCGCTGCGGCATGTGCTTCGTTTTTGGAGGACCAGCGGTCTATACGGCCGTCGGATCTCTTGGTGATTTACCTGACGATGGTAGCCATGTGTGCCATAGCCCCACTGCGCTCTCTGTGGTCTATTTCTCCAACTAACGCCTGCACGGGGCTGTGGACGGCACTGTTCGTTATCACCGTTGCATGCCTTTGTATGGAGTCGGTGCACAAAACGGGCCTCTTGCGTCTGCAATCTTATAACCCGACAAAGGAACAGATCTGTGGCTTCTGGAGCCGCAGCTTGTTCATCTGGATACTGTCGCTCTTCCGTGTAGGCTATTCACATATCCTTCGTATGGAAGATATCCCGGAAGTCGACCATGATCTCCGAGGAGAAGTAACTGGTGAAAAGCTCCAAAAGGCTTGGGAGAAATCAAGAGGCAAACATCGGTTAGTCAGGGCGACGTTTGCTGCCTATCAATTCAGCTGTCTGTCAGCAATCCTGCCACGATTGGCTTTGTCTGCCTTCACCTTCGCCCAGCCCTTCCTCATCACGGCAACAGTGAACTACATCAACATCCCCTCAAGCTCGGAGTCCCAGAAGTACGGACAAGCCATTGTAGGCGCGTATGTGCTGGTGTACGCAGGCTACGCG ATATGGATCGCCTGTTTAATCCCATTGATCATCGCGGTCGTATCGGTCATCGCCATGATACCAATCTCAACGAAAACTGGAGAGGCCCAAAAACAGTGGATTGATCGCGTACAAAAACGATTATCAGTCGTCTCTGGCACGCTGAATGATATTAAAGGCGTACATATGCTGGGGCTTACGGACCGTCTGTTCTTTCTCATATCGGAATTACGTAAATTGGAAGTTGAAACCTCGAAGCGATTTCGGAAGCTCTTGATCTGGCAGATTGCGATAT CCAACGTGCCGATGGAATTCTCGCCATTCGCGACTTTCGCCATCTACGCTATAATATCCGTTGTGAAACAAGACACGACCCTGCTTTCTGCGCAGGCGTTTACCTCTCTAGCTTTAATCTCCCTTCTTACCGGCCCGCTCCTCAACTTCTGCCAAGCTATGCCTGCTCTTGCCCAAGCCGTTTCCTGCTTTGACCGTATTGATGAGTATCTTACAGTAGATCCCCAGTCACCAAACCGGTCTATGTCTACCAATTCAATTGCTCGACCTTCCGACGACGGGGTAGAACTGCAACAAAAGCCGAGTGGTGCATTACCAGAAGGCCTGTTGGCATCATTCCATGCGGCTACTATATCCAAGTCTCCCGATGCGGAAGCCGTCTTCGATCGTTTAACCCTCAATGTTCGACGGGGAGTGACGATGATTACCGGACCTGTTGGATGTGGCAAGACAACGCTTCTAGAAAGTATTCTGGGTGCAAGCTTTGTTAAGACAGGGTCGGTAGTGGCCTCCCTTTCGCGGGCTGCATACTGCTCGCAAGTTCCATGGATTCAGAACCAAACCATACGCCAGAATATAGTCGGACCTAACGGGTTTGACGAAAAGTGGTTTAAGTATACTTGTTGGGCGTGCGGTCTCGAAAACGATCTACAGACAATTTCTGATGGAGATTCGCACATGGCAGGAAGCAATGGTATTTCGCTTAGTGGAggccaaaagcaaagaatt GCACTAGCTCGGGTATTGTATTCACGGCCCAAGGTTATAATCTTGGATGATCCATTCAGTGGATTGGACCTGAAGACAATAGCCCTAATTTCAAAACGTCTATTTGGCATTGAGGGCTATTTTAGAGCTGAGGGGGTCTCAGTGGTCCTAAGCACTAACTCCTGTAAGTGGTTGAACCAGTACTATGATTGGAGAATGCTCCTGTAA
- a CDS encoding glycoside hydrolase family 43 protein (predicted beta-xylosidase) yields MVYTGGYYYLLTTTWNDVQVSRATTVDGLKTAEKKVVYTTTEESHCCNVWAPEVHYLGDKWYIYYTAGNSADLDGQRMHVLEGGATPWDDYTYAGQLTTTWGIDGTIVRFNDFGNFMVWSCFDGVTYQSLCIQQLGSDYTSLTGDISVISEPTEDFETHGTPVNEGPAALYLNGKTYIGYSASYCWTAYYCVGLLTWDGSTNPTDKNAWSKHDGCLLSSANGNYGTGHNSFFQSPDASQTWIAYHATTNASGACDDSRYTMVQEISSGSNGIPDLGEALAWTVEISEPSS; encoded by the exons ATGGTCTATACCGGAGGCTACTACTACCTTCTCACGACGACCTGGAACGACGTGCAAGTCAGTCGGGCAACTACCGTCGACGGCCTCAAGACggccgagaagaaggtgGTGTACACCACCACCGAGGAGTCTCACTGCTGCAACGTGTGGGCACCCGAAGTTCACTACCTGGGTGATAAGTGGTACATCTACTACACGGCTGGCAATAGTGCGGATCTGGATGGCCAGCGCATGCATGTATTGGAAG GTGGAGCGACTCCTTGGGATGATTATACCTACGCCGGCCAGCTGACCACGACATGGGGAATTGACGGGACGATTGTCCGGTTCAACGACTTTGGCAACTTTATGGTGTGGTCATGCTTCGACGGTGTCACATATCAATCCCTCTGTATCCAACAGCTGGGATCGGACTACACCTCGTTGACAGGCGACATCTCCGTTATCTCTGAGCCTACCGAAGACTTTGAAACGCACGGTACCCCGGTCAATGAGGGTCCCGCGGCCCTCTATCTCAATGGCAAGACGTATATCGGGTACTCGGCTTCCTACTGCTGGACGGCGTACTATTGCGTGGGCCTCCTTACCTGGGACGGCTCCACCAACCCGACCGACAAGAACGCCTGGAGCAAGCACGACGGCTGCCTTTTGTCATCGGCTAATGGAAACTATGGAACGGGTCATAACTCGTTCTTCCAAAGCCCAGACGCTTCGCAGACGTGGATCGCCTATCATGCCACTACCAATGCAAGCGGTGCATGTGATGACAGCCGTTACACGATGGTGCAGGAGATCAGCTCCGGCAGCAATGGCATCCCGGATCTTGGAGAAGCATTGGCGTGGACAGTTGAAATCAGCGAGCCGAGCTCTTAG
- a CDS encoding uncharacterized protein (predicted protein), translating into MEAMVSDIVTMLPDIQDQPNNKVQEFNNFLGGRVDSDDYTTALGMAGGGTAVHFDTSNPSNMTPPRAAFASDDTVDGLNETLALSENRVEPAANGTKRIRLVMTRFKCHKRSSEWGKDEIYWTRSAVSDTGDKFSGDPITREYGSIRSGDIRQMDAGTVLFDGQVKDALAIFIQCWEADNSSTKWYEDLRKAMDAISKGFKAWLEQYGQVIAEFQKQLPIVGNAYKILGYISTATQIFAWLLDKFRNHDDLVAERTIAFSQQALTWFLEFPNCEASFMFDGGKGGKHELWIRREYGFDPNDTSIGSLKTMTGQPGNYSMQSSVPGPGRSFWGMSLVDYKGELWSFFSRSHNSLLCYSIWNSETGWGPIIEITGNYTNAKPAVATLDDTVHVLYKGGDGRLLHVEYLPQNRTWTGAVPVGSGTATEYSGALAGFHDMLVSVHRGNDQRLYCTVKWSGQNWQDWTKMYSPAGADYKLAPALCSYDGSLYVWACINRNYQLHCYRVNMDTNPWTLVDERLEDTAAHNAKSAPAVMVYPEYSSGDVMWAFYRYISVNATMFYDPVRRREGLFTPSNPESVGDPSVCNYDGKVWYGYSDRLS; encoded by the coding sequence ATGGAGGCAATGGTCTCTGATATCGTTACTATGCTGCCAGACATACAGGACCAGCCAAACAACAAGGTGCAGGAGTTTAATAACTTTTTGGGGGGGCGTGTAGATAGTGATGACTACACGACTGCTCTTGGGATGGCTGGTGGAGGAACAGCGGTTCATTTTGATACTAGCAATCCCAGCAACATGACGCCCCCTCGCGCGGCTTTTGCTAGTGATGATACTGTCGACGGCCTAAATGAGACTCTCGCGCTGAGTGAGAATAGAGTCGAACCTGCGGCAAATGGCACGAAGCGCATCCGGCTCGTCATGACCAGATTCAAGTGCCATAAGAGGTCCTCCGAATGGGGCAAGGACGAGATATACTGGACGCGTTCGGCCGTGTCTGATACGGGAGACAAATTCTCGGGAGATCCAATCACCCGCGAGTACGGGTCGATTCGAAGCGGAGACATCAGGCAAATGGATGCAGGGACTGTTTTGTTCGATGGACAGGTAAAAGATGCCCTTGCAATCTTCATTCAATGCTGGGAAGCAGATAACAGCTCAACCAAGTGGTATGAGGATTTACGCAAGGCGATGGATGCAATTTCTAAAGGTTTCAAGGCGTGGCTGGAACAATATGGCCAAGTCATTGCCGAGTTCCAGAAGCAACTTCCCATTGTGGGTAATGCCTACAAGATCCTCGGATACATCTCGACTGCGACACAGATCTTCGCATGGTTACTGGACAAGTTCCGCAACCACGACGACCTCGTGGCGGAGCGTACGATTGCCTTTTCTCAGCAAGCTTTAACCTGGTTTCTGGAGTTCCCCAACTGTGAAGCATCATTCATGTTTGATGGAGGGAAAGGCGGAAAACACGAACTCTGGATCCGGCGAGAATACGGGTTTGATCCGAACGACACGTCCATCGGATCCTTGAAGACAATGACTGGACAACCCGGCAATTACAGTATGCAGTCGTCGGTCCCAGGCCCCGGTCGGAGCTTCTGGGGTATGAGCCTGGTAGACTATAAGGGTGAGCTctggagcttcttcagcCGCTCACACAACAGCCTACTGTGTTATAGCATCTGGAACAGTGAAACTGGATGGGGTCCCATCATTGAGATTACTGGCAATTACACCAACGCAAAGCCTGCAGTAGCAACATTGGACGACACCGTCCATGTATTGTACAAAGGAGGCGATGGGCGACTTCTCCATGTGGAGTACCTCCCACAGAACAGGACATGGACTGGTGCAGTACCAGTGGGCTCTGGAACTGCAACCGAATATAGCGGTGCCCTCGCCGGCTTTCACGATATGCTCGTTAGTGTTCATCGAGGCAATGATCAGCGCCTGTACTGCACTGTCAAATGGTCGGGACAGAACTGGCAAGATTGGACTAAGATGTACTCACCTGCTGGGGCGGACTACAAGTTGGCCCCCGCTCTATGTTCTTATGATGGCAGCTTATACGTTTGGGCCTGTATCAATAGAAACTACCAGCTGCACTGCTACCGGGTGAATATGGACACCAATCCTTGGACGCTGGTCGATGAGCGTCTTGAAGACACGGCAGCCCATAACGCCAAATCTGCTCCTGCAGTCATGGTATATCCCGAATATTCGTCTGGCGACGTGATGTGGGCTTTTTATCGTTATATAAGCGTCAATGCCACGATGTTTTATGATCCCGTGAGACGCAGGGAAGGCTTATTCACCCCTTCAAATCCGGAATCGGTGGGTGACCCGAGTGTTTGCAATTATGATGGTAAGGTGTGGTATGGCTACAGCGACCGGCTCTCGTAG
- a CDS encoding uncharacterized protein (predicted protein), giving the protein MHILTPPRLCTALTVLTSLIISSFAIDTPATKDSTIFRSTVSCPACPDRNCYKCTLGHETTLQANTGGLAYIRSLIAFQLPVPAASITACTVQFPAFTKPLEAPVNVTAAQALSSGWDEGTVTGENAPDSGDAFTEIEVPAYANMGPIDVTPACQGTRFGRIEVWSKDSGNPAILHITSSA; this is encoded by the exons ATGCATATTCTAACTCCGCCCCGACTCTGCACAGCTCTCACTGTGCTCACAAGTCTAATCATTTCCTCCTTTGCCATCGATACCCCCGCGACGAAAGATTCTACCATTTTCCGTTCTACCGTGAGCTGCCCTGCTTGTCCCGATCGAAACTGCTACAAATGCACGCTTGGCCACGAAACCACTCTGCAGGCCAACACCGGTGGACTGGCCTATATCCGCTCTCTGATCGCGTTTCAACTTCCAGTCCCGGCGGCCTCCATCACAGCATGCACAGTGCAGTTTCCCGCCTTCACAAAGCCACTCGAGGCACCTGTTAATGTCACGGCCGCCCAGGCGCTCTCTTCTGGCTGGGACGAGGGTACCGTTACCGGAGAGAACGCACCAGATTCGGGTGACGCCTTCACAGAAATTGAAGTACCTGCCTATGCGAATATGGGGCCTATCGATGTTACGCCTGCTTGTCAGG GAACAAGATTTGGCAGAATTGAGGTTTGGTCGAAGGACTCAGGAAATCCCGCGATTCTCCATATTACATCATCTGCTTGA
- a CDS encoding beta-glucosidase (beta-glucosidase-related glycosidases) codes for MKVLSPLASIALAQGTLCAAQGYTNESEVPYYGRSPAVYPSPVGDGATSSIWESAYQRAKALVSRLTDEEKSNLTRGFDGQCVGNTGAIPRLSIPSLCFSDAPDGVRGQEFVSAFPAGIHVAATWDRSLIYRYGHALGQEYQGKGINVALGPVAGPLGRLARGGRNWEGLGADPYLAGGGMGAITKGIQDAGVIASAKHWLLNEEEWRRNPGDMGESLSSNADDRTIHELYVFPFMDALREGVGSVMCSYQRLNHSYGCQNSKLLNGILKTELGFEGFVVSDWAAQHSGVASANAGLDVVMPDGGFWGRNLTDAVANGSVSSERLDDMATRVLATWFYTGQDDGYPAPGVYSESEKHDPIDVQADHATLIREIGSAGTVLVKNVNNALPFTNATRYLSVYGYDATVSAAPWANPSRYGGGYEVNFGWTTFNGTLITGGGSGGSTPPYVVSPFQALQERASKNKGILRWDFYSENPTPAYVNSDACLVFINAYASEAFDRTSLTDEFSDNLVRNVAANCTNTIVVIHSTGIRTVDAWIDHPNVTAVLFAGLPGQESGHSLVDILYGDVSPSGRLPFTVAKNESDYGNLLNSTVSFDAFPEVNFTEGLYIDYRAFDRDDIEPRFEFGFGLSYTTFEYSDLAITATGNSTSPLVDANIAIVQGGHPQLWDVLFEVTCSITNTGDVSSSEVAQLYVSIPDAPVRQLRGFERVPLAPGETKQISFPLTRRDLSIWDVVDQQWRLQAATYTASVGASSRILHLNGTIRIE; via the exons ATGAAGGTCCTATCACCCTTGGCTTCGATAGCGCTGGCGCAGGGCACACTCTGCGCAGCTCAGGGCTATACCAATGAGTCGGAAGTTCCTTACTATGGCCGGAGTCCTGCCGTATACCCCTCCC CTGTCGGAGATGGGGCCACAAGTTCAATCTGGGAGAGCGCATATCAACGCGCGAAGGCCCTTGTCTCTCGATTAAccgatgaagagaaatctaACCTCACCCGTGGGTTCGACGGTCAGTGTGTTGGAAACACAGGTGCAATCCCCCGGCTATCCATTCCTTCGCTTTGCTTTTCAGACGCACCGGACGGCGTGAGAGGACAAGAGTTTGTCTCAGCATTTCCGGCAGGCATTCACGTGGCGGCAACATGGGATCGCTCGCTGATATATCGTTATGGTCATGCACTGGGCCAAGAGTACCAGGGGAAGGGTATCAATGTGGCATTAGGTCCCGTCGCGGGACCATTGGGAAGACTTGCCCGAGGAGGGCGGAATTGGGAGGGTCTAGGCGCGGATCCTTATCTTGCAGGCGGAGGGATGGGAGCTATCACTAAAGGTATCCAGGACGCTGGAGTGATTGCCTCAGCGAAGCATTGGCTGTTGAACgaagaggaatggagaagaaatccGGGGGACATGGGCGAATCACTGAGCTCAAATGCTGATGACCGCACCATTCACGAACTATatgttttccctttcatggATGCTTTGAGAGAAGGTGTCGGGAGTGTGATGTGTTCTTATCAGCGTCTAAACCACAGCTATGGGTGCCAGAATTCAAAGCTGCTCAACGGTATCCTGAAAACCGAGCTTGGATTTGAAGGGTTCGTGGTGAGTGACTGGGCAGCACAGCATTCGGGTGTTGCTTCGGCCAATGCTGGCTTGGATGTTGTCATGCCAGACGGTGGCTTCTGGGGCCGCAATCTGACCGATGCTGTCGCAAATGGCAGTGTCAGCAGCGAGAGACTGGATGACATGGCAACGCGAGTCCTGGCAACCTGGTTTTACACCGGTCAGGATGATGGTTATCCTGCCCCGGGAGTTTACTCGGAGTCTGAGAAGCACGATCCTATTGACGTTCAAGCGGACCATGCGACGTTAATAAGAGAGATTGGCTCTGCTGGTACTGTGTTAGTTAAGAACGTCAACAACGCACTTCCATTCACGAATGCCACTAGATACCTTAGTGTCTACGGCTATGACGCGACCGTTAGTGCAGCCCCATGGGCCAATCCCTCTCGCTATGGCGGTGGTTACGAGGTGAACTTCGGTTGGACCACCTTCAACGGCACTCTCATCACCGGTGGAGGCTCCGGAGGAAGCACTCCTCCATATGTAGTGAGTCCCTTCCAGGCACTGCAGGAGCGAGCCTCGAAGAACAAAGGAATCCTTCGCTGGGATTTCTACTCAGAGAATCCCACCCCCGCATACGTGAACAGCGATGCTTGTCTCGTGTTCATCAACGCATATGCATCTGAGGCCTTCGACCGAACCAGCCTTACAGACGAGTTCAGCGACAATCTCGTACGCAACGTTGCTGCCAACTGTACCAACACCATCGTTGTCATTCATTCCACCG GTATCCGTACCGTCGATGCATGGATCGATCACCCAAATGTGACAGCCGTACTCTTTGCCGGCCTCCCCGGCCAAGAAAGTGGTCACTCCCTCGTTGATATCCTGTACGGCGATGTCAGCCCATCCGGAAGACTTCCCTTCACCGTCGCCAAGAATGAATCCGACTACGGAAACTTGCTGAACTCGACTGTCTCGTTTGACGCGTTTCCCGAAGTCAACTTCACTGAGGGCTTATACATCGATTACCGCGCTTTCGATCGTGACGACATCGAACCGCGGTTCGAATTCGGCTTTGGCTTGTCATACACCACCTTCGAGTACTCTGACCTTGCAATTACGGCTACAGGAAATAGTACTTCCCCTCTGGTGGACGCCAACATTGCTATTGTCCAGGGTGGACATCCACAGCTGTGGGATGTATTGTTTGAAGTCACCTGCTCCATCACCAACACGGGTGACGTATCCTCGTCAGAGGTCGCCCAGCTCTACGTTAGCATTCCAGACGCTCCCGTGCGACAGTTACGCGGCTTTGAAAGAGTGCCACTAGCACCGGGAGAGACAAAACAAATATCCTTCCCGTTGACCAGGAGGGATCTCAGTATTTGGGACGTTGTAGATCAGCAATGGAGGCTCCAGGCCGCGACCTACACTGCCTCTGTCGGCGCTAGCAGCAGGATCCTGCACTTGAATGGGACTATTAGGATTGAGTAG
- a CDS encoding zinc-binding alcohol dehydrogenase family protein (predicted protein), protein MKEIINLHDCRTKLIESAIPEINDDQVLIRVVVSGSNPKDWKVPDLAHSEEKPYFERYEKVREGVNQGDDIAGVVEKVGKNVVEFQPGDRVGAFHEMLMPGGSYAEYAVAWSHTTFHLPEKISFEEAATIPLAGLTAVVSLYHHLGFQFPWSPAAKGKSPNTTTPFIVYGGSTAVGSYAIKFARLSNIHPIIAIAGKGAHYIRKFLDESKGDVVVDYREGPEKTIAGIRNALRSSTSGNDLPANHALDTIVTEDSTTVLRSVMNPGGNINYVLMSPPDVSPAVASNTWVSSAHQIGGVDDCRDLCFVFCRWFTRALQSGEFEGHPFEVRKDGLLGVEGAMRDLRDGKASAVKYVFRISETPGQ, encoded by the exons ATGAAagagatcatcaaccttCACGACTGCAGGACCAAGCTGATTGAGTCCGCTATCCCGGAGATCAATGACGACCAGGTCTTGATCCGTGTCGTCGTCTCTGGATCGAACCCCAAGGATTGGAAGGTGCCGGATCTTGCGCACAGTGAGGAGAAACCGTACTTTGAGCGCTATGAGAAAGTCCGAGAGGGAGTCAATCAGGGTGATGATATCGCTGGTGTGGTTGAGAAGGTCGGGAAAAACGTAGTGGAATTCCAG CCGGGCGACCGAGTCGGAGCTTTCCACGAAATGCTTATGCCTGGAGGCAGTTATGCTGAGTATGCGGTTGCATGGAGCCATACCACGTTTCACTTGCCCGAGAAGATCTCATTCGAAG AGGCAGCCACGATCCCTCTAGCGGGTCTCACGGCAGTGGTATCTCTGTACCATCATCTCGGGTTCCAATTTCCCTGGTCTCCAGCTGCCAAAGGCAAATCCCCCAACACAACGACACCATTCATCGTCTACGGCGGCAGCACGGCGGTCGGATCCTACGCGATCAAGTTTGCCAGACTAAGCAACATCCACCCGATTATTGCGATCGCCGGAAAGGGCGCCCATTACATCCGGAAGTTCCTGGATGAAAGCAAGGGCGACGTAGTCGTTGATTACCGAGAGGGTCCAGAGAAGACCATCGCTGGCATCCGCAATGCGCTGCGCTCATCTACTAGTGGCAATGATCTCCCAGCAAATCACGCCCTTGATACAATTGTCACTGAGGACAGTACGACTGTGCTGCGATCCGTTATGAACCCCGGTGGTAACATTAACTATGTGCTCATGAGTCCCCCCGATGTTTCTCCCGCGGTTGCATCGAACACTTGGGTCAGCTCGGCGCACCAGAtcggtggtgttgatgattgTCGCGATTTGTGTTTCGTGTTCTGTCGGTGGTTCACCCGGGCACTGCAGTCTGGCGAGTTTGAGGGCCATCCGTTTGAAGTCAGAAAAGATGGCTTGCTGGGGGTTGAGGGGGCGATGAGAGACCTGAGGGATGGAAAGGCGAGTGCGGTTAAATATGTCTTTAGAATAAGCGAAACACCGGGACAATAG
- a CDS encoding acetate uptake transporter family protein (predicted protein), whose amino-acid sequence MSDTREANPTAMDTAESGSSQFHLQKERQSTFHAENGAVASLPQREAHIHTVSQVPLPPYQKLANPGPLGLLAFALTTFVLGLYECGAGLPHSNPQGKVGPNQAAFGLAIFFGGGAQFVAGIFEFRVGNTFGCTVHCSYSAFWLSYAMFLIPSLDIKGQYNGDERAYTFAIGIYLIVWCFLTVLFLLAALRTNLSIILVFFFLIIAYLLLSIANFIATEHPAQSVKVNKAGGAFTVICAFVAFYAGASGLMVPETTWVRFPLGEIP is encoded by the exons ATGTCGGACACACGAGAGGCGAACCCAACCGCAATGGATACCGCTGAATCTGGATCGTCTCAATTTCATCTccaaaaagagagacagtCTACCTTTCACGCTGAAAATGGTGCTGTGGCTTCTCTCCCTCAACGGGAAGCCCACATCCATACTGTTTCCCAAGTGCCCCTACCTCCATACCAGAAGCTTGCAAACCCTGGACCCTTGGGACTTCTAGCGTTCGCATTGACAACATTCGTCCTTGGCCTCTATGAGTGCGGGGCAGG ACTACCTCATTCGAATCCTCAAGGCAAGGTTGGACCTAATCAAGCTGCATTCGGACTCGCAatcttcttcggtggtggAGCCCAGTTTGTCGCCGGCATATTCGAATTCCGCGTGGGGAACACCTTTGGTTGCACGGTTCATTGCTCCTATTCCGCCTTTTGGCTCAGCTACGCAATGTTTCTCATCCCATCTCTGGATATCAAGGGGCAGTATAATGGAGACGAACGGGCATACACTTTTGCCATCGGTATCTACCTGATCGTGTGGTGCTTCCTGAccgttctgtttcttcttgctgctctgAGAACCAATTTGTCAAtcattcttgttttcttcttcctgatTATTGCATATCTGCTGCTAAGCATTGCAAACTTCATTGCAACTGAGCATCCTGCGCAAAGTGTGAAAGTGAACAAAGCCGGTGGTGCCTTTACTGTGATTTGCGCATTTGTGGCCTTTTATGCTGGTGCATCTGGCCTGATGGTGCCAGAGACGACATGGGTTCGGTTCCCTCTTGGAGAGATTCCTTAA
- a CDS encoding uncharacterized protein (multidrug resistance-associated protein/mitoxantrone resistance protein, ABC superfamily) translates to MWTMVEISIGAVSRVRNFVQDTPSNKRDFNPESGRLPDVACNGAIDFEDVSAGHSFNEAPILKDITLSIKPGQKIAVCGPSGSGKTSLIMALLGMVEIKQGRVLLDGNDLSSERQALRGNINVIPQDPLFLPGTARFNLDPHQRASDEKIADAVKAVGLWSRFCAKGGLDADFVPSDWSVGQKQLFALARTLVHKAPILLLDEATSSVDWETETIMQDIIDREFASQTVIAVCHRFRFIDRFDRVAVIQQGELVEYDEPTALLERDTQFRRLFRALQESSAIGA, encoded by the exons ATGTGGACTATGGTGGAAATATCAATTGGTGCTGTATCTCGTGTACGGAACTTTGTGCAAGATACGCCATCGAATAAACGTGACTTCAATCCTGAGAGCGGTAGGCTTCCGGACGTGGCATGTAATGGTGCAATTGACTTTGAGGATGTATCCGCTGGTCACAG CTTCAACGAAGCGCCCATCCTGAAAGACATTACGTTATCCATAAAACCAGGGCAAAAGATCGCAGTCTGCGGGCCTTCCGGTAGTGGAAAGACCTCCTTAATTATGGCCCTTCTGGGTATGGTTGAAATCAAGCAAGGCCGGGTGCTTCTGGATGGCAACGACCTGTCAAGTGAGCGGCAAGCTCTTCGAGGAAACATTAATGTCATACCCCAGGATCCTCTATTCCTTCCTGGGACCGCGAGGTTCAACCTTGACCCACACCAGCGCGCTAGTGATGAGAAAATCGCAGACGCTGTGAAAGCAGTCGGGTTATGGAGTCGCTTTTGCGCGAAAGGAGGCTTGGATGCCGATTTCGTTCCCTCCGACTGGTCGGTTGGCCAGAAGCAGCTGTTTGCGCTTGCTCGGACCCTGGTGCATAAGGCTCCTATTTTGCTCTTGGATGAGGCGACTAGCAG CGTCGATTGGGAAACGGAGACGATCATGCAGGACATTATAGACAGAGAGTTTGCTTCCCAAACTGTTATTGCTGTCTGTCATCGCTTCCGGTTCATCGATCGGTTTGACCGTGTGGCGGTGATACAGCAGGGTGAACTTGTTGAATATGATGAGCCAACAGCTCTGCTGGAAAGGGATACGCAGTTTAGGAGGCTCTTTCGCGCTTTGCAGGAATCGTCGGCCATTGGAGCATAA